The following are from one region of the Jatrophihabitans telluris genome:
- the meaB gene encoding methylmalonyl Co-A mutase-associated GTPase MeaB, giving the protein MRREPPRASARDDLDTLIDQARQGVPRAVARLLSLVENESGQLREIAAALAPFTGRARVIGLTGAPGVGKSTMTSALVSALRDQRLRVGVLAIDPSSPFSGGALLGDRVRMQEHAVDSGVFVRSLASRGHLGGLSAAVPQALRVLDAAGFDVVLIETVGVGQSEVDVVRLADTTVVMLAPGMGDGIQAAKAGILEIADIFVVNKADRPGADAVSRDLRQLQSYGAGRGDRAASDDRSDGPASLERWTVPVVSTCAETGQGIGDVLAALEAHHRCLTRSGLRARRTRGAAAEIEALALAEVHRRFAAVAGSHAVNALAERVSAGALSPHAAADVLVSALDQHADGSTGLTGSSTGTRAGRDGPQAH; this is encoded by the coding sequence ATGAGGCGTGAGCCGCCCCGCGCCTCTGCTCGCGATGATCTGGACACCCTGATCGATCAGGCTCGCCAGGGCGTGCCGCGGGCGGTGGCCCGGCTGCTCAGCCTGGTCGAGAACGAATCCGGTCAGCTGCGCGAGATCGCGGCTGCGTTGGCGCCGTTCACCGGTCGGGCCCGGGTGATCGGGCTGACAGGCGCGCCCGGCGTCGGCAAGTCCACCATGACGTCTGCGCTGGTCTCGGCGCTGCGCGATCAGCGGTTGCGGGTCGGCGTGCTGGCCATCGACCCCTCGTCCCCGTTCAGTGGCGGTGCGCTGCTCGGCGACCGGGTGCGGATGCAGGAACATGCCGTCGACAGCGGGGTGTTCGTCCGGTCGTTGGCGTCCCGGGGCCACCTGGGGGGCTTGAGCGCGGCGGTACCGCAGGCACTGCGCGTGCTCGACGCCGCCGGGTTCGATGTCGTCCTGATCGAAACGGTCGGCGTAGGCCAGTCCGAGGTCGACGTCGTCCGCCTGGCCGACACAACAGTGGTCATGCTGGCGCCGGGGATGGGGGACGGCATCCAGGCTGCCAAGGCCGGCATCCTCGAGATCGCTGACATCTTCGTGGTGAACAAGGCTGATCGTCCCGGCGCCGATGCCGTGAGCCGGGACCTGCGGCAGCTGCAGTCCTACGGCGCCGGCCGCGGCGATCGCGCGGCTTCGGACGATCGATCGGACGGGCCCGCATCGCTCGAGCGGTGGACGGTGCCGGTCGTCTCGACCTGCGCCGAAACCGGACAGGGGATCGGAGATGTCCTGGCCGCGCTGGAAGCCCATCATCGCTGCCTGACGCGTTCCGGCCTTCGGGCCCGGCGTACCCGCGGGGCCGCGGCGGAGATCGAGGCTCTGGCCTTGGCCGAGGTGCACCGCCGGTTCGCCGCGGTCGCCGGCTCGCACGCCGTGAACGCGTTGGCCGAACGGGTCAGCGCAGGCGCGCTCTCGCCCCACGCAGCGGCGGACGTGCTTGTCTCAGCGCTGGATCAACACGCTGACGGATCCACCGGGCTCACGGGGTCATCGACCGGGACACGAGCGGGACGGGACGGGCCTCAGGCGCACTAG
- a CDS encoding AI-2E family transporter: MPGRTDPLATYRPTRGRQFATYSPFRLGLTAAIGFGFAYLLFRALEQGQHTLILIALSLFLAAGLDPAVRKVESWGLPRGLSVAAVFLTAVLFLTGLGLAVVPPLVSQTTTFVDQLPHYVTQLQHNQRIAELDRRFGLLTSIQKYLQDSKLIQQLATNLFSVGSTVATTIFEVFSLGVLTLYFLLYLRDITGFAYRLSPASRRARVRGIGDKIVLQIGRYVIGTAGLALCSGLVSLVFFWTIRVPYPFALAFIVAVLEIAPLVGQVLATAVVATVVFLESTASGIATVVFLLAWYTAQRIWLYPRLLHRDVRISPAAAVVGALAGYTLFGVIGFLVSIPLVAVITLILREVVLPRQAAR, encoded by the coding sequence TTGCCGGGACGCACCGACCCACTGGCCACCTACCGCCCGACCCGCGGCCGCCAGTTCGCGACCTACTCTCCGTTCCGGCTGGGCCTGACCGCGGCCATCGGTTTCGGGTTCGCCTACCTGCTGTTCCGCGCCCTGGAACAGGGCCAGCACACGCTGATCCTCATCGCTCTGTCGCTGTTCCTGGCCGCCGGTCTCGATCCCGCTGTCCGCAAGGTCGAGTCGTGGGGGCTCCCCCGGGGCCTGTCGGTCGCCGCCGTCTTCCTCACGGCCGTGCTGTTCCTGACCGGACTCGGTCTGGCCGTCGTTCCCCCGCTGGTCTCGCAGACGACCACGTTCGTCGACCAGCTGCCCCACTACGTCACTCAGCTGCAACACAATCAGCGGATCGCCGAGCTCGACCGCCGCTTCGGCCTCCTGACCTCGATCCAGAAGTACCTGCAGGACTCCAAGCTGATCCAGCAGTTGGCGACCAACCTGTTCTCGGTGGGATCGACGGTGGCCACCACCATCTTCGAAGTCTTCTCCCTCGGCGTGCTCACCCTGTATTTCCTGCTGTACCTGCGCGACATCACCGGTTTCGCCTACCGGTTGTCGCCGGCTTCCCGCCGGGCCCGGGTTCGCGGGATCGGCGACAAGATCGTGCTGCAGATCGGCCGGTACGTCATCGGCACGGCCGGGTTGGCGCTCTGTTCGGGGTTGGTGAGCCTGGTGTTCTTCTGGACCATCCGGGTCCCGTACCCGTTCGCGCTCGCCTTCATCGTCGCGGTGCTCGAGATCGCGCCGCTGGTCGGCCAGGTGCTGGCCACCGCCGTCGTGGCCACGGTCGTGTTTCTGGAGTCGACGGCCTCGGGTATCGCGACGGTCGTCTTCCTACTGGCCTGGTACACCGCGCAGCGCATCTGGCTCTACCCGAGGCTGCTGCACCGCGACGTCCGGATCAGTCCGGCCGCGGCGGTCGTCGGCGCGTTGGCGGGCTACACCCTGTTCGGCGTGATCGGCTTCCTCGTGTCGATCCCACTGGTCGCCGTGATCACCCTGATCCTGCGCGAGGTCGTCCTGCCACGTCAGGCCGCGCGCTGA
- a CDS encoding oxidoreductase translates to MINAFYDRVEQDELLAPFFPGGVPVNHRRHVGDWWAEVFGGPDRYTREHGGYENMLAHHRNLAITAEQRLRFATLMSLAADDAALPDDPEFRAALIGYLEWGTRIAMSNSQPGAEPTEHAPVPHWGWGVAPPFRPGG, encoded by the coding sequence ATGATCAACGCCTTCTACGACCGTGTGGAGCAGGACGAACTGCTCGCCCCGTTCTTTCCGGGCGGCGTCCCCGTAAACCATCGCCGGCACGTGGGCGACTGGTGGGCGGAGGTCTTCGGCGGACCTGATCGGTACACCCGCGAGCACGGCGGTTACGAGAACATGCTTGCCCATCACCGCAATCTGGCCATCACGGCCGAGCAGCGGCTGCGGTTCGCGACCCTGATGAGCCTGGCCGCCGACGACGCCGCTCTGCCCGATGACCCGGAGTTTCGCGCCGCCTTGATCGGCTACCTCGAATGGGGCACGCGCATCGCGATGTCGAACTCTCAACCAGGCGCCGAGCCGACCGAGCACGCCCCCGTGCCGCACTGGGGATGGGGCGTCGCGCCGCCGTTTCGTCCCGGTGGCTAG
- a CDS encoding DUF2127 domain-containing protein, giving the protein MDWNLRSCSRHGHVTYAPAEQALRAKLLATTPLGEAWRCLRCGDYILGSPHGQGPAEDAPVLLRGKALRSAFILRFLALERFVRGGFILVLGVAVLQFKSSQVSVRQLFEKDLAAAKPLFNQLGWNATDSGLIHSIEKALNAKGTTLNLVAAFLIFYGVLQLIEGVGLWKLKRWGEYFAVVATSLFLPLEIYELSEKVTLLRAAAFALNVAAVAYLLLSKRLFGLRGGHQAYEAELHEASLLEVETASATH; this is encoded by the coding sequence GTGGACTGGAACCTGCGCTCATGCTCGCGCCACGGGCACGTCACCTACGCCCCGGCCGAGCAGGCGCTACGCGCCAAGCTCCTGGCCACCACGCCGCTCGGTGAAGCCTGGCGGTGTCTGCGCTGCGGGGACTACATCCTTGGGTCGCCGCACGGACAGGGTCCGGCCGAGGACGCTCCGGTGCTCCTGCGAGGCAAGGCACTGCGGTCGGCCTTCATCCTGCGCTTCCTCGCCCTCGAACGCTTCGTTCGCGGCGGGTTCATCCTCGTGCTCGGTGTGGCGGTCCTTCAGTTCAAGTCCAGCCAGGTCAGCGTCCGCCAGCTGTTCGAGAAGGATCTGGCCGCGGCCAAACCCCTCTTCAACCAGCTCGGCTGGAACGCCACCGACTCCGGCCTGATCCATTCGATCGAGAAAGCCCTGAACGCCAAAGGCACAACCCTGAACCTGGTCGCTGCCTTCCTCATCTTCTACGGCGTCCTGCAGCTCATCGAGGGTGTCGGGCTGTGGAAGCTCAAGCGCTGGGGTGAGTACTTCGCGGTGGTGGCGACGTCGCTGTTCCTGCCGCTGGAGATCTACGAGTTGTCCGAGAAGGTGACCCTGCTTCGCGCCGCCGCCTTCGCGCTCAATGTCGCTGCGGTCGCGTACCTGCTGCTGTCCAAGCGACTGTTCGGCCTGCGTGGCGGACACCAAGCCTATGAGGCAGAACTGCACGAAGCGTCGTTGCTCGAGGTCGAGACTGCCTCGGCGACGCACTGA
- the mce gene encoding methylmalonyl-CoA epimerase — translation MTILRIDHVGIAVADLDEAIAFYAENFGIHSVHEEVNTEQGVREAMLAVGDGSTRIQLLAPLDDTSTIATFLDRNGAGVQQLAYTVDDIEATMAELSGKGLRLLYEAPRRGTAGSRVNFVHPKDAGGVLVELVEHAPDRSA, via the coding sequence ATGACGATTCTGCGGATCGACCACGTGGGTATCGCGGTAGCCGACCTCGACGAGGCAATCGCCTTCTACGCCGAGAACTTCGGCATCCACAGCGTGCACGAGGAGGTCAACACCGAGCAGGGCGTGCGGGAGGCGATGCTGGCCGTGGGCGACGGCAGCACCCGCATCCAACTGCTCGCCCCGCTCGATGACACGTCCACCATTGCCACGTTCCTCGATCGCAACGGAGCGGGCGTACAACAGCTGGCCTACACCGTCGACGACATCGAGGCGACGATGGCCGAGCTGTCGGGCAAGGGACTACGTCTGCTCTACGAGGCACCCCGGCGGGGCACGGCCGGCAGCCGGGTCAACTTCGTCCATCCCAAGGACGCCGGCGGCGTGCTGGTCGAGCTCGTGGAGCACGCCCCGGACCGCAGCGCCTGA
- a CDS encoding MarR family winged helix-turn-helix transcriptional regulator produces MPAPLPFDPVARAGESWQRCYPDAGEPVYSAMRAVTSIMRAQQILIAGLDTALRPFNLTFSRYEALVLLTFSSTGALPLSKIGERLQVHATSVTNVVDRLEASGFVKREPNPRDGRGTLAVITEAGREVADAATQELHRNRFGLQSLDQDDLDRLFGTLRRLRADAGDFVE; encoded by the coding sequence ATGCCCGCGCCACTGCCCTTCGACCCCGTCGCCCGCGCCGGCGAGTCCTGGCAGCGGTGCTATCCCGACGCCGGCGAACCGGTGTACTCGGCCATGCGGGCCGTCACGTCGATCATGCGGGCGCAGCAGATCCTGATCGCGGGGCTGGACACCGCGCTCAGACCGTTCAACCTGACCTTCTCCCGCTACGAAGCGCTCGTCCTGTTGACCTTCTCCTCGACCGGGGCGCTGCCCCTGTCCAAGATCGGCGAACGCCTGCAGGTCCACGCCACCAGCGTGACCAACGTCGTCGACCGGCTCGAGGCTTCCGGCTTCGTCAAACGGGAGCCGAATCCCCGTGACGGGCGCGGCACTCTCGCGGTCATCACCGAAGCCGGCCGCGAGGTGGCCGACGCGGCCACGCAGGAACTGCACCGCAACCGCTTCGGCCTGCAAAGCCTCGATCAGGACGACCTGGACCGGCTGTTCGGGACCTTGCGCCGGCTGCGCGCCGACGCCGGCGATTTCGTGGAGTAA
- a CDS encoding acetyl-CoA C-acetyltransferase translates to MSEITSVIVGGARTPMGRLLGSLKDFTAPALGGLAIRGALEKTGVDPRSVQYVIMGQVLQAGIGQGPARQAAVEGGIPMDVPAITLNKLCLSGINAITLADQLIRLGEYDIIVAGGQESMTRAPHLLLGSREGFKYGDVTMADHMAYDGLSDAFTDQPMGALTEDANTERQAFTRAEQDAFAARSHQLAALAWKNGVFDDEVISVSIPQRKGDALEFRYDEGVRADTSVDTLAKLRPAFRKDGTITAGNASQISDGAAAVVVMSKSKAEELGLDWIAEIGANSSVAGPDSTLQSQPANAIAAAAAKEGISVSDLDLVEINEAFAAVGLASTKQLGIDPEIVNVNGGALAVGHPIGMSGARIVLHLALELRRRGGGIGAAALCGGGGQGDALILRVPAAS, encoded by the coding sequence ATGTCTGAAATCACGTCGGTCATAGTCGGCGGCGCCCGTACGCCGATGGGCCGCCTGCTGGGATCGCTCAAGGACTTCACCGCGCCTGCGCTGGGCGGACTGGCGATCCGTGGCGCGCTGGAGAAGACGGGCGTAGACCCGCGATCGGTCCAGTACGTGATCATGGGCCAGGTGTTGCAGGCCGGGATCGGGCAGGGGCCGGCCCGACAGGCGGCAGTCGAAGGCGGGATTCCGATGGACGTCCCGGCCATCACGCTGAACAAGCTGTGCCTGTCGGGGATCAACGCGATCACGCTGGCCGACCAGCTCATCCGGCTGGGGGAGTACGACATCATCGTGGCCGGCGGTCAGGAGTCCATGACCCGGGCCCCGCACCTGTTGCTGGGCTCTCGCGAGGGATTCAAGTACGGCGACGTCACCATGGCCGACCACATGGCCTACGACGGGCTGTCCGACGCGTTCACCGACCAGCCGATGGGTGCCCTGACCGAAGACGCCAACACCGAGCGGCAGGCGTTCACCCGCGCCGAGCAGGACGCCTTCGCCGCGCGCAGTCACCAGCTGGCGGCTTTGGCCTGGAAGAACGGGGTGTTCGACGACGAGGTCATCTCGGTGAGCATTCCCCAGCGCAAGGGCGACGCGCTGGAGTTCCGCTACGACGAGGGCGTTCGCGCCGACACCTCGGTCGACACTCTGGCCAAGTTGCGCCCCGCGTTTCGCAAGGACGGCACCATCACCGCCGGCAACGCCTCGCAGATCTCAGACGGCGCCGCCGCAGTGGTCGTGATGAGCAAGAGCAAGGCCGAGGAGCTGGGCCTGGACTGGATCGCTGAGATCGGCGCGAATTCCTCCGTCGCGGGACCGGACTCGACGCTGCAGTCGCAGCCGGCCAATGCGATCGCGGCGGCCGCGGCCAAGGAGGGCATCTCGGTGTCTGACCTCGATCTGGTCGAGATCAACGAAGCATTCGCGGCGGTCGGCCTGGCCTCGACGAAGCAGCTCGGCATCGATCCCGAGATCGTCAACGTCAACGGCGGGGCGTTGGCCGTCGGGCACCCGATCGGGATGTCCGGCGCCCGCATCGTCCTGCACCTGGCCCTGGAACTGCGTCGTCGAGGCGGCGGAATCGGAGCGGCGGCCCTGTGCGGCGGCGGCGGCCAGGGCGACGCTCTGATCCTTCGCGTCCCGGCCGCCTCCTAG
- a CDS encoding acyl-CoA dehydrogenase family protein, translating into MTGNGAPASISPAEALSRLDLLGLDELLDSDDRLLRDSIRKFADDQLRPNIAEWFEAGTLPARDLALEFGKLGMLGMHLDGYGCPGAKPSQYALACIEVEAVDSGLRSLVSVQGSLAMYSIYAYGSEEQKQHWLPRMATGEAIGCFGLTESDAGSDPGSMRTRARRDGNGENADWILHGSKMWITNGSIADVAVVWARTEEGISGFLVERGTPGFTATDVHHKISLRASITSELSFDEVRLPASAQLPLARGLRAPLGALTEARFGIVNGAVGAARDALASTLAYASSRVQFGKPISSFQLTQRKLAELAVTVQNMQLVARRLSELKDAHRIEPHQISYGKFNNVRAALEVCREARSILGGSGITTEYPVLRHAVNLETVYTYEGTHEVHTLVLGEKLTGISAYR; encoded by the coding sequence ATGACTGGCAACGGCGCCCCCGCATCGATCTCCCCGGCCGAGGCCTTGTCCCGGCTGGACCTGCTCGGCTTGGACGAACTCCTCGATTCCGACGATCGCCTCTTGCGGGACTCGATCCGCAAGTTCGCCGACGACCAGTTGCGGCCCAACATCGCCGAGTGGTTCGAGGCGGGCACGCTTCCGGCGCGCGATCTGGCCCTCGAGTTCGGCAAGCTCGGCATGCTCGGCATGCACCTGGACGGCTACGGCTGCCCCGGGGCCAAGCCGAGCCAGTATGCCCTGGCGTGCATCGAGGTCGAGGCGGTCGATTCAGGGCTGCGCTCGCTGGTGAGCGTTCAGGGATCGCTGGCGATGTACAGCATCTACGCCTACGGCAGCGAGGAGCAGAAGCAGCACTGGCTCCCGCGGATGGCCACGGGCGAGGCCATCGGCTGCTTCGGCCTGACCGAGTCCGACGCCGGCTCGGATCCCGGTTCGATGCGCACCCGTGCCCGCCGCGATGGCAACGGTGAGAACGCCGACTGGATCCTGCACGGATCGAAGATGTGGATCACCAACGGCTCGATCGCCGACGTGGCCGTCGTGTGGGCGCGGACCGAGGAAGGCATCAGCGGCTTTCTGGTCGAGCGCGGCACCCCTGGGTTCACCGCAACCGATGTTCACCACAAGATTTCACTGCGTGCCTCGATCACCTCGGAGCTGAGCTTCGACGAGGTCCGGCTACCGGCCAGCGCGCAACTGCCGCTGGCTCGTGGCCTGCGGGCTCCGCTCGGTGCCTTGACCGAGGCCCGGTTCGGCATCGTGAACGGCGCGGTGGGCGCGGCTCGCGATGCGCTGGCGAGCACGCTGGCCTACGCGAGCAGCCGGGTTCAGTTCGGCAAGCCGATCTCGTCCTTCCAGCTCACCCAGCGCAAGCTCGCCGAGCTCGCGGTAACGGTGCAGAACATGCAGCTGGTCGCCCGTCGGTTGTCGGAGTTGAAGGACGCCCACCGGATCGAGCCACATCAGATCAGCTACGGCAAGTTCAACAACGTGCGCGCGGCCCTGGAGGTGTGCCGAGAGGCACGTTCCATCCTCGGCGGCTCGGGCATCACCACCGAGTATCCGGTCCTGCGACACGCGGTGAACCTCGAGACCGTGTACACCTACGAAGGAACCCATGAGGTGCACACGCTGGTGCTCGGGGAGAAGCTGACCGGGATCTCGGCTTATCGCTGA
- the ccrA gene encoding crotonyl-CoA carboxylase/reductase: MADFADQIRAAIASNEPAAVAAVGVPDRYQGVVVRADEVDMFAGLDTKDKDPRKSLHLQPVPTPEIGPGEALIAVMASAINYNTVWTSIFEPVSTFSFLQRYGKSSSLAQKHDRPYHVVGSDLSGVVLAVGPGVTRWRVGDRVVAHCLSVELEDPQGHDDTMMDPQQRIWGFETNFGGLAELALVKSNQLMPKPEHLTWEEAASPGLVNSTAYRQLVSHNGAGMKQGDVVLIWGASGGLGGYATQFALNGGAIPVCVVSSPEKAELCRRMGAELIIDRSAEGYRFWSENNTQDPREWKRLGAKIRELTGGEDPDIVFEHPGRETFGASVYVAKRGGTIVTCASTSGFWHEYDNRYLWMNLKRIVGSHFANYKESWEANRLVAKGAIHPTVSRVYPLAETGQAAYDVHRNLHQGKVGVLCLAASEGLGVLDHEFRARHLQAINRFRGA; the protein is encoded by the coding sequence GTGGCCGATTTCGCCGACCAGATCCGCGCTGCCATCGCTTCGAACGAGCCCGCGGCCGTCGCCGCGGTAGGGGTGCCCGACCGCTATCAGGGCGTCGTCGTCCGCGCCGATGAGGTGGACATGTTCGCCGGCCTGGACACCAAGGACAAGGACCCGCGAAAGTCGCTGCACCTGCAACCGGTACCGACTCCCGAGATCGGCCCGGGTGAGGCCCTCATCGCGGTGATGGCCAGCGCGATCAACTACAACACGGTATGGACCTCGATCTTCGAACCGGTGTCGACCTTCAGTTTCCTGCAGCGCTACGGCAAGTCCTCCAGCCTGGCCCAGAAACACGATCGGCCTTATCACGTCGTGGGTTCGGACCTGTCCGGCGTGGTGCTGGCGGTCGGCCCGGGGGTCACCAGGTGGCGGGTCGGTGACCGGGTCGTGGCGCACTGCCTCTCGGTCGAACTGGAGGATCCGCAAGGACACGACGACACGATGATGGATCCGCAGCAGCGCATCTGGGGATTCGAGACGAACTTCGGCGGCCTGGCCGAACTGGCTCTGGTGAAGTCGAATCAGCTGATGCCCAAGCCCGAGCACCTGACGTGGGAGGAGGCGGCCTCCCCCGGCCTGGTGAACTCGACCGCATACCGCCAGCTGGTCAGCCACAACGGCGCCGGGATGAAGCAGGGCGACGTCGTGCTGATCTGGGGAGCATCCGGTGGCCTGGGGGGCTATGCGACCCAGTTCGCCCTCAACGGCGGCGCGATCCCGGTCTGTGTGGTGTCCTCGCCCGAGAAAGCGGAGCTGTGCCGCCGGATGGGAGCCGAACTCATCATCGACCGCAGCGCGGAGGGTTACCGCTTCTGGTCCGAGAACAACACCCAGGATCCGCGGGAGTGGAAGCGACTGGGCGCCAAGATCCGGGAACTGACCGGAGGCGAGGACCCGGACATCGTGTTCGAGCATCCGGGGCGCGAGACCTTCGGGGCTTCGGTCTACGTGGCCAAACGCGGCGGCACCATCGTGACGTGCGCCTCGACCTCGGGCTTCTGGCACGAGTACGACAATCGCTACCTCTGGATGAACCTCAAGCGAATCGTCGGTTCCCACTTCGCCAACTACAAGGAGTCATGGGAGGCGAACCGGCTCGTCGCGAAAGGCGCGATCCACCCGACCGTATCGAGGGTCTACCCGCTCGCCGAGACCGGTCAGGCGGCCTACGACGTCCATCGCAACCTGCATCAGGGCAAGGTCGGCGTGCTCTGCCTGGCCGCGTCCGAAGGGCTCGGAGTGCTCGACCACGAGTTCCGGGCCCGCCACCTGCAGGCAATCAATCGCTTCCGGGGCGCCTGA
- a CDS encoding S53 family peptidase encodes MTVRCLKFAAASAGLLLAAGLSVAVLPSPAGAAGTGYTVTQNVLPGLARAIDQGATASGTPLTLTVAAARPDAAGEKSFISAAHDPASAQYRKFLSPTQFAQRFGVPTAQRSAITGYFTAGGATVSRTSTAGDIYTVRATTGQLSSLLHTSFRNYRYGATAFLANTSAPVTPAVLGITNISGLNTLQRYSIPAKAQHKPAQATCLPVLNCVGGTSPQDLWKVYDQPSASTGQGQKVAIFGEGQSDGVISDLRAFESKFGLPQVPVTVKHPSGDTGFSDDAGHIEWNIDTQASTGMAPNVSGLDLYFGSDLSDADVARVFSTYTDDTSSPLQASASYGECETVPVVSPIVGQVFTAPGLASLPVGFGLGNNSDATLDQITRQAAAEGKTIFVSTGDTGSSCPIVAFPVIGAGNGVVNQAVPVTNSPASLPYVTAVGGTVLYTDSSGNRSREYGWAFSGGGSTLFTPEPDYQVGTAGNTVPCVTDTSVTCRGIADVSAQSGDVTGNGYDIVSSGTYTEGGGGGTSLSSPLWAGMWTRVQSAATTSAGNGFANYALYRVGNSAASYGRDFFDVNSADLATGLPASNGLYPTTPGWDYVTGFGTPKVSGLICDLDGRC; translated from the coding sequence ATGACCGTTCGTTGCCTGAAGTTCGCCGCCGCAAGCGCGGGACTGCTGCTCGCCGCCGGCCTGAGTGTCGCCGTTCTGCCGTCACCGGCCGGCGCCGCGGGGACCGGCTACACCGTGACCCAGAACGTCCTGCCGGGCCTGGCCCGGGCAATCGACCAGGGTGCGACCGCGTCCGGCACGCCGCTGACGCTCACCGTCGCCGCGGCTCGTCCGGATGCGGCGGGGGAGAAATCGTTCATCTCCGCCGCCCACGATCCCGCCAGTGCCCAGTACCGCAAGTTCCTCAGCCCGACCCAGTTCGCCCAGCGCTTCGGGGTGCCGACCGCGCAGCGCAGCGCAATCACCGGTTACTTCACCGCCGGGGGAGCGACCGTGTCCCGAACCTCGACTGCGGGTGACATCTACACGGTGCGCGCCACGACCGGCCAGTTGAGCAGCCTGCTGCACACCAGCTTCCGCAACTACCGCTACGGCGCCACCGCGTTTCTGGCCAACACCAGCGCGCCGGTCACGCCCGCGGTCCTGGGCATCACCAATATCAGCGGGCTCAACACCCTGCAGCGCTACTCCATCCCCGCCAAGGCGCAGCACAAGCCGGCCCAGGCAACGTGCCTGCCCGTACTGAACTGCGTAGGCGGCACCAGCCCGCAGGATCTCTGGAAGGTCTATGACCAACCATCGGCAAGCACCGGTCAGGGTCAGAAGGTCGCGATCTTCGGTGAGGGCCAAAGCGACGGTGTGATCAGCGATCTGCGGGCGTTCGAGTCGAAGTTCGGGCTGCCGCAGGTTCCGGTCACCGTCAAGCACCCGAGTGGCGACACTGGTTTCTCCGATGACGCCGGGCACATCGAGTGGAACATCGACACCCAGGCCTCGACCGGCATGGCCCCCAACGTCAGTGGCCTGGACCTTTACTTCGGATCGGACCTGTCCGACGCCGACGTGGCGCGGGTCTTCTCGACCTACACCGACGACACCAGTTCCCCGCTGCAAGCCTCAGCCAGCTACGGCGAGTGCGAAACGGTGCCGGTGGTCAGCCCGATCGTCGGGCAGGTGTTCACCGCTCCGGGATTGGCTTCGCTTCCGGTCGGTTTCGGTCTCGGTAACAACTCCGACGCGACCCTGGACCAGATCACCAGGCAGGCCGCGGCCGAGGGCAAGACCATCTTCGTCTCGACCGGTGACACCGGATCCTCCTGCCCGATCGTGGCGTTCCCGGTCATCGGCGCGGGCAACGGCGTCGTCAACCAGGCCGTGCCGGTGACGAACTCACCCGCCTCGCTGCCCTACGTCACCGCCGTCGGCGGGACCGTGCTCTACACCGATAGCAGCGGCAACCGCAGCCGCGAGTACGGCTGGGCCTTCTCCGGCGGCGGATCGACGCTGTTCACGCCGGAGCCGGACTACCAGGTAGGCACCGCGGGCAACACAGTTCCGTGCGTGACCGATACCTCGGTGACCTGCCGCGGAATCGCGGACGTGTCCGCACAGTCCGGCGACGTGACGGGTAACGGCTACGACATCGTCTCCTCCGGTACGTACACCGAAGGCGGAGGTGGTGGGACGTCGCTGTCCTCGCCGTTGTGGGCGGGCATGTGGACCCGGGTCCAGTCGGCGGCCACGACGAGCGCGGGCAACGGCTTCGCCAACTACGCCCTGTACCGGGTCGGCAACAGCGCAGCCAGCTACGGAAGGGACTTCTTCGATGTGAACTCTGCCGATCTGGCCACCGGACTGCCGGCCTCGAACGGTCTGTATCCGACCACGCCGGGCTGGGACTACGTCACCGGCTTCGGAACGCCGAAGGTCAGTGGCCTCATCTGCGACCTCGACGGCAGGTGCTGA